The following are encoded in a window of Aromatoleum petrolei genomic DNA:
- a CDS encoding 3',5'-nucleoside bisphosphate phosphatase — protein sequence MFSNADLHCHSTVSDGWLTPAEVVQRAAANGVELLALTDHDEVGGIDEAAAAACECGIALVAGVEISVTFRDETIHVVGLGIDHRNARLLDGLAQVRSGREQRAQAMSDALDAIGLHGVLEGARRFARNPAMVGRAHFARHIVASGLMPDVGTVFRYYLTRGKPGFVPHVWARLEDAVGWIRAAGGIAVIAHPGRYRLSAGDMDALFDAFVACGGEALEVVSGAHAAPDVQRFASVARRRGLLASRASDFHGSSESPVDLGRCDPLPPDLVPVWSRLVAPAPVAAGLL from the coding sequence ATGTTCTCGAATGCAGATCTTCATTGCCACTCGACCGTATCGGACGGCTGGCTGACTCCCGCCGAGGTGGTGCAGCGCGCAGCGGCCAATGGCGTCGAACTGCTGGCACTCACCGATCATGACGAAGTGGGTGGGATCGACGAGGCGGCGGCCGCGGCGTGCGAGTGCGGCATTGCGCTGGTCGCCGGGGTGGAAATATCGGTGACCTTCCGCGACGAGACCATCCATGTGGTCGGCCTGGGCATAGACCATCGCAATGCGCGACTGCTGGACGGGCTGGCCCAGGTGCGCAGCGGCCGCGAGCAGCGGGCGCAGGCCATGAGTGACGCGCTCGACGCGATCGGCCTGCATGGCGTACTCGAAGGCGCGCGCCGATTTGCGCGCAACCCGGCGATGGTCGGCCGCGCACATTTTGCCCGCCACATCGTTGCGAGCGGACTGATGCCCGATGTCGGGACAGTGTTCCGCTACTACCTGACCCGCGGCAAACCCGGCTTCGTTCCCCACGTGTGGGCGCGGCTCGAGGACGCGGTCGGCTGGATCCGCGCGGCCGGCGGCATCGCGGTGATTGCTCATCCCGGGCGCTACCGTCTCTCCGCAGGCGACATGGACGCGCTCTTCGACGCCTTCGTTGCCTGCGGCGGCGAGGCGCTGGAGGTCGTCTCCGGTGCGCATGCCGCTCCGGACGTGCAGCGCTTCGCGAGCGTTGCGCGCCGCCGTGGGCTGCTCGCCTCGCGCGCCTCCGATTTCCACGGTAGCAGCGAGAGCCCCGTCGATCTCGGTCGTTGCGATCCGCTGCCGCCCGACCTCGTTCCCGTCTGGTCGCGACTTGTGGCGCCAGCGCCCGTCGCCGCCGGGCTTCTCTGA
- a CDS encoding L-threonylcarbamoyladenylate synthase, translating into MAQFFSLHPEFPQPRLIRQAAEIMRAGGLVAFPTDSAYALGGLTGDADLLQRIRRLRGVDERHHFTLMCRDLSEIAKYARVDNAQYRLLKAVTPGPYTFILEGTKELPRRVLHPKRKTIGLRVPEHPVVAALLQELDEPILTSTLLLPDDDFPLTDPEEIRERLEKQVELVIEAGYCGPEATTVIDLTSGAPVLIRAGRGDLAPFGLEND; encoded by the coding sequence ATGGCCCAGTTCTTTTCGCTTCACCCCGAGTTTCCCCAACCGCGGCTGATCCGCCAGGCGGCGGAGATCATGCGCGCCGGCGGGCTGGTCGCTTTCCCCACCGATTCGGCCTACGCGCTCGGCGGCCTCACCGGCGATGCTGATCTCCTGCAGCGGATCCGCAGGTTGCGTGGGGTGGACGAGCGCCACCACTTCACCCTGATGTGCCGCGACCTCTCGGAAATTGCAAAATACGCCCGGGTCGACAATGCCCAGTATCGTCTGCTGAAAGCGGTCACGCCGGGCCCGTACACCTTCATCCTCGAGGGTACGAAGGAACTGCCCCGGCGCGTGCTGCACCCCAAGCGCAAGACGATCGGGCTGCGCGTTCCCGAGCATCCCGTCGTGGCCGCGCTGCTGCAGGAACTGGACGAGCCCATCCTCACCTCCACGCTCCTCCTGCCCGATGACGATTTTCCGCTGACGGACCCCGAGGAAATCCGAGAACGTCTCGAGAAGCAGGTCGAACTCGTCATCGAGGCCGGCTATTGTGGCCCGGAGGCGACCACCGTGATCGACCTGACGTCGGGCGCCCCGGTGCTGATCCGCGCCGGCCGCGGGGATCTGGCGCCATTCGGTCTGGAGAACGACTGA
- a CDS encoding site-2 protease family protein, translating into MESLIATLAIWALPVLLAITLHEAAHGYVARHFGDPTAELEGRITLNPFKHIDPVGTVIVPGAILALSSLLGSGGMLFGWAKPVPVNFNRLRRPKADMLWVAAAGPFMNFLMALGWALLLKFGMSDPHGMYAEPMREMGMAGIQINSVLMLLNLLPIPPLDGGRIVVSLLPHRLAWKFARIEPYGFPILLVLLFTGILGQILWPLIALFQILLATLFGF; encoded by the coding sequence ATGGAATCGCTGATCGCCACCCTTGCCATCTGGGCCTTGCCGGTGCTGCTTGCCATCACGCTGCACGAGGCTGCGCACGGCTATGTGGCGCGGCATTTCGGCGATCCCACGGCGGAGCTCGAGGGACGCATCACCCTCAATCCCTTCAAGCACATCGATCCGGTCGGAACCGTGATCGTGCCGGGTGCCATCCTCGCGCTCAGTTCGCTGCTGGGGAGCGGAGGAATGCTGTTCGGCTGGGCGAAGCCGGTGCCCGTCAATTTCAATCGCCTGCGCCGGCCCAAGGCCGACATGCTCTGGGTGGCGGCGGCAGGGCCGTTCATGAATTTCCTGATGGCGCTCGGTTGGGCGCTGCTGCTGAAGTTCGGCATGTCCGATCCGCACGGCATGTACGCGGAACCGATGCGCGAGATGGGCATGGCCGGCATCCAGATCAATTCGGTGCTGATGCTGCTCAATCTCCTGCCGATTCCGCCGCTCGATGGCGGTCGCATCGTCGTCAGCCTGCTGCCGCACCGGCTGGCGTGGAAATTCGCGCGTATCGAGCCCTACGGCTTCCCGATTCTTCTCGTGCTCCTTTTCACCGGCATCCTCGGCCAAATCCTGTGGCCGCTGATCGCACTCTTTCAGATCCTTCTCGCGACGCTTTTCGGGTTTTAA
- a CDS encoding tryptophan--tRNA ligase, with protein MYAERVLSGMRPTGRLHLGHYHGVLKNWVKLQEEYPCLFFVADWHALTTVYDNPEVITDSVWDMLVDWLAAGVDPEKATIFIQSKVPQHAELHLLLSMISPVGWLERVPTYKDQQEKLAHKDLATYGFLGYPLLMSADILLYRADKVPVGEDQVPHIEFTREIARRFNHMFGREPGFEDKAREAVKKLGGKTGKLFEELRKRFQQEGETEALEQARLILRDAGSVSHVDLERLHGYLEGSGKMILVEPGALLTEAARMPGLDGQKMSKSYGNTIFLREDPATVTKKIRTMQTDPARVRRTDPGDPEKCPVWQFHLIYSDDDTRNWVQQGCRSAGIGCIECKQPVIDGVLKEQVIMHERAQRYLDDPALMRRIVADGCERAAVLAEETMRDVREAMGLSYR; from the coding sequence ATGTACGCAGAACGCGTTCTCTCAGGCATGCGCCCGACCGGGCGACTTCATCTCGGCCACTACCACGGCGTGCTCAAGAACTGGGTCAAACTGCAGGAGGAATACCCCTGCCTGTTCTTCGTTGCCGACTGGCATGCATTGACCACGGTCTACGATAATCCGGAGGTCATCACCGACAGCGTGTGGGACATGCTCGTCGACTGGCTCGCGGCCGGTGTCGATCCCGAGAAGGCGACCATCTTCATCCAGTCCAAGGTGCCCCAGCACGCCGAACTGCACCTGCTGCTGTCCATGATTTCGCCGGTGGGCTGGCTCGAGCGTGTCCCGACCTACAAGGACCAGCAGGAAAAGCTCGCCCACAAGGACCTCGCCACCTACGGTTTCCTCGGCTATCCGCTGCTGATGTCGGCGGACATCCTCCTGTACCGGGCAGACAAGGTTCCCGTCGGGGAAGACCAGGTTCCGCACATCGAATTCACTCGCGAGATCGCACGTCGCTTCAACCACATGTTCGGGCGCGAGCCCGGCTTCGAGGACAAGGCCAGGGAGGCCGTCAAGAAGCTGGGCGGCAAGACCGGCAAACTGTTCGAGGAGCTGCGCAAGCGCTTCCAGCAGGAAGGCGAAACCGAAGCGCTCGAGCAGGCGCGGCTCATCCTGCGCGATGCGGGCAGTGTCAGCCATGTCGATCTCGAGCGCCTGCACGGCTACCTCGAAGGCAGCGGCAAGATGATCCTCGTAGAGCCGGGTGCGCTCCTCACCGAGGCCGCGCGCATGCCCGGCCTGGACGGCCAGAAGATGTCGAAAAGCTACGGCAACACCATCTTCCTGCGCGAAGATCCGGCCACGGTGACGAAGAAGATCCGCACCATGCAGACCGACCCGGCACGTGTGCGCCGCACCGATCCAGGCGATCCGGAAAAGTGTCCGGTGTGGCAGTTTCATCTCATCTACTCCGACGATGACACGCGCAACTGGGTGCAGCAGGGTTGCCGCAGCGCCGGCATCGGTTGTATCGAGTGCAAGCAGCCGGTCATCGACGGCGTCCTCAAGGAACAGGTCATCATGCACGAGCGCGCCCAGCGCTACCTCGACGACCCCGCCCTGATGCGGCGCATTGTCGCCGACGGCTGCGAACGCGCCGCTGTGCTCGCCGAAGAGACGATGCGCGACGTGCGCGAGGCGATGGGCCTCTCATATCGCTGA